One genomic segment of Flagellimonas marinaquae includes these proteins:
- a CDS encoding c-type cytochrome, which translates to MKQLGKISLALALVLFAASCADKNSPNYQFMPNMYETVGYETYQGVDNGLFPDGTEAMLPVEGTINRGYMPYEIENTPEGKEMARLNPSPLDSLNSEKNLARGKELYDIYCAICHGAKGDGQGNLVKREKILGVPSYADAARNITVGTTYHAIYYGLNSMGSYASQFANEEEMWQVSEYVMKLKEDLTK; encoded by the coding sequence ATGAAGCAATTAGGTAAAATAAGTCTTGCTTTGGCCTTGGTACTGTTTGCAGCCTCTTGTGCAGATAAGAACAGTCCAAACTACCAATTCATGCCAAACATGTACGAAACCGTAGGGTACGAAACTTATCAAGGTGTTGATAATGGATTGTTTCCTGATGGAACAGAGGCCATGTTGCCCGTAGAGGGGACCATTAATAGAGGTTACATGCCCTACGAAATAGAAAACACTCCGGAAGGTAAAGAAATGGCAAGGTTGAACCCAAGTCCATTGGATTCGCTCAATAGTGAAAAGAATTTAGCAAGAGGCAAGGAGCTGTACGATATTTATTGTGCCATATGTCACGGAGCTAAAGGAGATGGTCAAGGAAACCTTGTAAAAAGAGAAAAAATATTGGGTGTTCCCAGCTATGCCGATGCAGCTAGAAACATTACTGTCGGAACTACATATCATGCCATTTATTACGGGTTGAACTCAATGGGTTCTTACGCCTCACAGTTCGCCAATGAAGAAGAAATGTGGCAAGTGTCCGAATATGTGATGAAATTAAAGGAAGACCTAACAAAATAA
- a CDS encoding quinol:cytochrome C oxidoreductase, translated as MYTFSNKLRLGSFIAMGLGFIFLVIGFVSAPSTVEEAKAMVAVHDDGHGGGHAEAADAHGVAEGHGAEAAHGETHDASHDEHLLHQLQNRPWSALYVAAFFFFMISLGVLAFYAIQRAAQAGWSPLLFRVMEGITAYLVPGGIIVFVILLLSVLHMNHMFVWMDADTVAHDKLLQGKAGYLNPTFFLIRAAIFLGGWIFYRQYSRKLSLAQDESDDNSNFVKNFRWSAAFLVFYLISESMMSWDWIMSLDPHWFSTLFGWYVFASMFVSGITVIAMVTVYLKSKGYLEQVNDSHIHDLAKFMFGISIFWTYLWFSQFMLIWYADIPEEVTYYIARFQDYKLPFFGMLVLNFVFPLLVLMNSDYKRVNWFVIMTGIVVLFGHYLDIFNMVMPATVGDQWYIGLPEIGGILFFGGLFVYWVFTALTKAPLQPKRNPFIEESRHFHY; from the coding sequence ATGTATACCTTTTCAAACAAACTTAGACTTGGATCTTTCATAGCCATGGGGCTTGGATTTATTTTCCTAGTAATTGGTTTTGTATCTGCCCCATCAACGGTGGAGGAAGCCAAGGCCATGGTAGCAGTGCATGACGATGGTCATGGAGGAGGGCATGCAGAAGCAGCCGATGCCCATGGCGTAGCAGAAGGTCACGGAGCCGAAGCTGCACATGGAGAAACACACGATGCTTCTCACGATGAGCATTTGTTGCACCAGTTGCAAAACCGTCCATGGTCCGCACTTTACGTAGCAGCATTCTTTTTCTTTATGATTTCTTTGGGAGTATTGGCCTTTTACGCCATACAACGTGCTGCACAAGCAGGATGGTCCCCATTGCTCTTTAGGGTGATGGAGGGTATTACGGCATATCTTGTCCCCGGAGGTATCATTGTATTTGTAATATTATTGCTATCGGTATTGCACATGAACCACATGTTCGTATGGATGGATGCAGACACAGTGGCACACGATAAACTATTACAAGGCAAGGCGGGGTATTTGAACCCAACTTTCTTCTTGATAAGAGCAGCTATATTCTTAGGTGGATGGATTTTTTACCGTCAGTATTCCAGAAAATTGTCCTTGGCGCAAGATGAGTCGGACGATAACAGCAATTTTGTGAAGAATTTTAGATGGTCTGCCGCTTTCTTGGTATTCTATTTAATTTCTGAGTCCATGATGTCTTGGGATTGGATCATGAGCTTGGACCCACACTGGTTCAGTACCCTATTTGGATGGTATGTTTTTGCAAGTATGTTCGTATCCGGGATTACTGTTATTGCCATGGTAACCGTATACCTAAAATCAAAAGGATATCTAGAGCAAGTAAACGATAGTCATATCCACGATTTGGCCAAGTTTATGTTCGGTATCAGTATATTCTGGACGTACTTATGGTTCTCTCAGTTTATGCTTATTTGGTACGCGGATATACCAGAAGAGGTAACTTACTATATAGCCCGTTTCCAGGACTATAAACTGCCTTTCTTTGGAATGTTGGTTCTTAACTTTGTGTTCCCATTATTGGTTCTTATGAACAGCGACTATAAAAGGGTAAACTGGTTTGTTATCATGACGGGAATAGTGGTGCTGTTTGGGCACTATTTGGATATTTTTAATATGGTAATGCCTGCAACGGTAGGGGATCAATGGTATATTGGTCTTCCGGAAATAGGAGGTATTTTGTTCTTTGGAGGTTTGTTCGTTTACTGGGTGTTCACAGCGTTGACCAAAGCGCCATTACAACCCAAACGAAACCCATTTATTGAAGAGAGTAGACATTTTCATTATTAA
- a CDS encoding DUF3341 domain-containing protein — MASKVIQALYTDDDVLMHAVKKVRAEHHHIEEVYTPFPVHGLDKAMGLADTRIAITSFLYGCLGLTVAVVMMNFIMIEDWPQDIGGKPSFSYLENMPAFVPIMFELTVFFAAHLMVITFYLRSRMWPFKKAENPDKRTTDDHFLMELGVHDNENELAELLWETGAVEVKVTEKES, encoded by the coding sequence ATGGCATCAAAAGTTATACAAGCACTTTATACCGATGACGATGTGTTGATGCATGCCGTAAAAAAGGTTAGGGCAGAACACCATCATATAGAGGAGGTGTACACCCCGTTCCCTGTTCACGGTCTAGACAAAGCAATGGGATTGGCCGATACAAGAATCGCTATCACTTCATTCCTGTATGGATGTTTGGGATTGACCGTGGCCGTGGTTATGATGAACTTTATTATGATCGAGGATTGGCCACAGGATATTGGAGGTAAGCCAAGTTTTAGCTACCTGGAAAACATGCCGGCCTTTGTACCGATCATGTTCGAGCTTACCGTTTTCTTTGCAGCTCACTTAATGGTGATCACATTTTATCTTAGAAGTAGGATGTGGCCCTTTAAAAAGGCGGAGAACCCAGATAAAAGAACCACTGATGACCATTTTTTGATGGAACTAGGTGTTCACGATAACGAGAATGAACTTGCCGAGCTGTTATGGGAAACAGGAGCGGTAGAAGTAAAAGTTACAGAAAAGGAGTCTTAA
- a CDS encoding cytochrome c oxidase subunit II, which produces MTALLTLTVLVLVAIAIWQMTKIFELSQTKTENAEIANDSDNKNNGYLLFAFLIFIYGITIFSFAKYSKMLLPEAASEHGGEYDQLMWVSMAIIFFVQTITQALLHYFGYKYRGQKGRKALFFADNDRLEFIWTIIPVIVLAGLILWGLYTWTNIMDINEDDDPLIVELYAQQFNWTARYAGEDNVLGDANVRLIDIGKANVLGLDESDPNAEDDIIVKELHLPVGRKVNIKMRSQDVLHSAYMPHFRAQMNCVPGMITQFSFTPTVTTEEMRLNPDVADKVKRTNALRAEWAAEGKPNSDPWEFDYVLLCNKICGKSHYNMQMKIIVETEEEYNKWLAEQKTFKETVMVDESGEQAFNTEDGEEVALEETTSVE; this is translated from the coding sequence ATGACTGCATTATTAACATTGACTGTTTTAGTATTGGTTGCGATTGCCATTTGGCAGATGACCAAGATTTTTGAATTATCGCAAACTAAAACAGAAAACGCTGAAATAGCCAACGATTCCGATAACAAGAACAATGGATACCTATTGTTTGCTTTTTTGATCTTTATCTATGGAATCACCATTTTCAGTTTTGCCAAGTATTCTAAAATGTTATTGCCCGAAGCGGCATCAGAGCACGGTGGTGAGTACGACCAATTGATGTGGGTCTCAATGGCCATAATTTTCTTTGTACAGACCATTACACAAGCTTTGTTGCATTACTTCGGATACAAGTACAGAGGGCAAAAGGGCAGAAAAGCACTCTTTTTTGCCGATAATGATAGACTGGAGTTTATCTGGACCATTATCCCGGTAATCGTATTGGCAGGTTTGATTCTGTGGGGTCTTTACACTTGGACCAATATCATGGATATTAACGAGGACGATGATCCGTTGATCGTTGAACTATACGCCCAGCAGTTTAACTGGACAGCCCGTTATGCCGGAGAGGATAACGTACTGGGTGATGCAAACGTACGCTTGATCGATATAGGTAAAGCAAATGTTTTAGGTTTGGACGAATCCGACCCCAATGCAGAGGACGATATTATTGTAAAGGAATTGCACTTGCCCGTTGGACGCAAAGTAAACATTAAAATGAGGTCTCAAGATGTATTGCACTCAGCATATATGCCGCACTTTAGAGCTCAGATGAACTGTGTGCCCGGTATGATCACACAATTCTCCTTCACACCTACGGTTACAACCGAAGAAATGCGCTTAAACCCGGATGTTGCGGACAAAGTAAAGCGAACCAATGCCCTTAGGGCAGAATGGGCTGCAGAAGGTAAGCCTAATTCGGACCCATGGGAGTTCGATTATGTTCTATTGTGCAATAAAATATGCGGAAAATCCCATTATAACATGCAGATGAAGATTATAGTGGAGACAGAAGAAGAGTACAATAAGTGGCTTGCCGAGCAAAAAACGTTCAAAGAAACTGTTATGGTGGACGAGAGCGGAGAGCAAGCATTCAACACCGAAGACGGCGAAGAAGTAGCTTTGGAAGAAACAACTTCGGTAGAGTAA